The genomic region acacacacaccgctgtatactaatgcacatacatacatacatacatacacacacacacacacacacacaccgctgtacactaatacacatacatacatacacacacacacacacacacacacacacacacacacaccgctgtacactaatacacatacatacatacatacacacacacacacacaccgctgtacactaatacacatacatacatacacacacacacacacacacacaccactgtacactaatacacatacatacatacatacacacacacacacacaccgctgtacactaatacacatacatacatacacacacacacacaccactgtacactaatacacatacatacatacatacacacacacacacacacaccgctgtacactaatacacaaacatacatacatacacacacacacaccgctgtaaactaatacacatacatacatacacacacacacacaccgctgtacactaatacacatacatacatacacacacacacacaccgctgtatactaatacatatacatacatacatacatacacacacacacacaccgctgtacactaatacacatacatacacacacacacaccgctgtacactaatacacatacatacacacacacacacaccactgtacactaatacacacacacacacacacatacacacatacacacacacacacacatacacacatacacacacacacacacacacacactgctcagcaATATCATTATAACCGCTATCAGATGATGTGAATAATATTGATGATCTGGTTACAGTGGTAGTGTAAAGAGGTGAGTGTAGCAGCATGAGACGGTCTGATAGCTGCTATGTACGCTTTGATACTGGGGATGGCAGCAGACGATTTTAGATGATCTGTTTTTGCTAGCGTTAACGTGTTAAGACTAGCGACAGTTTTATTCAGTCAGAATAGTGTGACTCCAATATCACCTGATTTAGTGGAGGTCATCTGATACAAGGACGCTGCAATATAATGTAGTATTTACCGctattaaaaatgttaatgttgaGGCACACATTCGCTCAAAGAGTGTAGAAAAATATCCGTCAGAGACGCCGGACACAGCGGTACAATGATCACTGGTGATGACCTGAGCAATTTACACAAGGGCTTAATTGCTAGAATCTCCAGAACAGCAGGTATTGTGGGATGTTCCCACTATGCAGTGgtatgggactgcatagcctcagaccagtcagggtgcccatgctgacccctgtgcaccgctgaaagtgccaacaatgggcatgtgagcatcagaactggaccatggagcaatggaagaaggtgtcctggtctgaagaatcacgttttcttttacatcacgtggatggccgggtgtttGTGCTTCACTTACAttgggaacacatggcaccaggatgcactatgggaagaaggcaagccggtggaggcagtgtcatgctttgggcattgttctgctgggaaaccttgggtcctgccatccatgtggatgttactctgACATgtcccacctacctaagcattgctgcagaccatgtacaccctttcatggaaacagtattccctcatggctgtggcctctttcagcaggacaatgcgCCGTTCCACAAAGCAgtaatggttcaggaatggtttgatgaccacaacaaccagtttgaggtgttgacttggcctccaaatttcccagatctcaatccaatcgagcatctgggcaatgtgctggacaaacaagtccaaagcaatggaggccccacctcacaacttacagaacttaaaggatctgctgctaacatctcggtgtcagaaaccacagcacaccttcagggatctagtggaatccatgcctcgacaagtcagggctgttttggtggaccgattaggcaggtggtcataatattatgcctgatcggtgtataaccgTATGCAAAAGTGTGTACTACGTATAAAGTTTAAAGGGTTAATGTCTAAAGGGTTTGCTTTGATCATGAGCACTTTGAGAAGTTTATCTTTTTTGTAAATATCTCTCAGTATGTATTTACGTTTATTTGAGAATATCTTACTGTGCCTTTATATTTTagttgaataaaatgtaaaatgtagctcaggagtgtgtgtgagttacgATACGAGTCAGATTGGTGACAGGTGATGCAGCAGACGTCCTTCTTTAACATCACGTGTTCTGCCGTGTGAGTCTCTGATCAGTGTTACAAACAGgatctgtatttatatttatatatttactcaGTTAGTTATAACTCAGTTATTACATAGTTCATAATTGAGGTTCAGTCATTAATTAATTCTATTTTCCTGAGGTGGAAATTTTTAGCGGGTTATTTTAAAGCTGCCGCTGTGTGAGGCGTTTTCACCAGCATTTATTTACTGTGATTAAAAACTCAGACCATTTCAGTAGCAATAGGAACattttattgaattgaattgaatttattgtaaagatttttaattttattgagTCTCTGTAGGGTTCCTGGCAGTTTGGTACAGCAGATTAATgacctgaaagagaaaagaagagttgtgtcactgtgtgtgtgtgtgtgattcacagGTATCAGTTCTTCTTATACATAACAATAATTGTCTAATCTTTTGTACCGGTATGAGCTTTACACTCCTCTAGATTATATTGTTACATTCATATGTATTGTATAGGAAGCTCCCTAGGTAGTGCACAACAATCCTCATACTGTAAGACATTTTAAGTACAAACACGGCAGTGACTCACGCTGTGGCCAGAACCTCTTCGTGTCTTTCTTGTAACACGGCTTGCGTGTCCAGTTTCTTCGATTTTTCAGCCTGGCCAGTTCCTCTTTGGATTTTGACAGCGCGATGAACAGGACCTTCGTTCCCAGGATCTTCCCGTTTAGCTCGCTTATGGCTGTTTTGGCCTCTGCTTCATTGGAGTATGTCACATAGCCATATCCTTTTGAGCGCCCGTTTTCCATCATCAGCTGTACGAGGAGATATGGAAAGCATAGCATTACACTCCCGCTAACGTACATAGAAACAGAGCAGCTATGTTGTGAACTGGGATTGAACCCCCCTATAGTCCATATGTACGTCTTCTGTGTTAAAGGTCATTTCAGACAGCAGCTATACAAAATACAGTGTATGAAAAAACACCCCACTATACACTCGTCTCCTAACTTAGAGAGTACGATGAAGTgaacacagtgtattgggaaAGGAAGAAACTGGAGGGATTAGTAGCTAACCTTAAAGCTGATGATGTCTCCGAACGGGAGGAACTCATTAAAGAGGCGCTGTTCACTGATCCTGGGGTCCACGTCTTTAACGAATAGTTCAACTCCCTGCAAAACAGAGGGATAACAGAGGATCCAGTTAACATACATTGCATTAAATAAGCCAATCAGAAAGCTCAAACTGTAAGAAAAGAAACctacaaataaacagaaaatcacAAAGCAGCATGAGAGTAAAAGTGAGGCTCTGATAATCAGATTTTACTGTGGGACATTAGCGACATGCCCCATGTCCATATATGGACACAAAGGCCCTCTCAGGTCTGCAATCTGCAGACAGACTTTAATGCTGTACCGTGATGTTTGGTGAGCTGTCATCTTCTTGGTTGCTGATTTTTCGGCCACCATTGTTGGGGTCCTGAATTTTAATCTGTAGGAAATACAAGTTGGAGTTAAATTGTGAATGTTCTAGAGACAGATTAGGAGTGAAACATCTGGATTTAATATATGAAAACCCCATTATTAGaattaagcatttttaaagtagtgtttttttatttcttaccagCTGTTTCTGCCTCGTCTGTTCCTGAGCATCCTCTGCCTTCTCCTTCTGTGTCTCAGGAGACACTGGTGCAGGCAGAGTCTCAGGTACAGGCAGAGTCTCAGGTACAGGCAGGGTCTTGGGTACAGATGGGACCTCGgctgcaggcagggcctcgggttcaggcagggcctcgggtgcaggcagggcctcgggttgAGGCAGAGCCTCAGGTACAGGCAGGGTCTCGGGTACAGACGAGACCTCGgctgcaggcagggcctcgggttcaggcagggcctcgggtgcaggcagggcctcggctgTAGGCAGCGTCTCTGGTTCAAGCAGGGCCTTTGGTTCAGGCAGGGCCTCAGGTGCAGGCAGTGCCTCGGGTGAAGGCAGGGCCTCGGCTTCAGAGAGGGCCTCGGGTGAAGGCAGTTGCTCGGGTTCAAGCAGGGTCTCTggttcaggcagggcctcgggtgaAGGCAGTGCCTCGggttcaggcagggcctcggctgCAGAGAGGGCCTCGGGTGAAGGCAGTGGCTCGGGTTCAagcagggcctcgggtgcaggcagggcctcggctgTAGGCAGGGTCTCTGGTTCAAGCAGAGCCTCGGGTTCAACCAGGGCCCCTGGTATAGGCAGGGCCTCaggtgcaggcagggcctcgggtgcagaGCGGGCTTCGGgctcaggcagggcctcgggtgaAGGCAGTGCGTCGGGTTCAGGCAGGGCCTCAGCTGCAGAgagggcctcgggtgcaggcagTGGCTCGTGTTCAagcagggcctcgggtgcagacAGGGCCTCAGGTGCAGACAGGGCCTCAGGTGCAGAGAGGGTCTCGGGTGCAGACAGGGCCTCAGGTGCAGACAGGGCCTCAGGTGCAGACAGGGCCTCAGGTGCAGACAGGGTctcgggtgcaggcagggcctcgggtgcagacaaggcctcgggtgcaggcagAGCTTCCATAGATTCTTGGATATTTCTAAGTTCATGCATGTGCTCGTGCCTGGTGATGTCCACAGGGTCGGACACAGCGTACTGCACAGGGTTCTGCACAAAGTTCTCCACAGCGTACTGTACATGGTTGTACATCTGGGAGTCCACAGGGTTCTCCACAGGGTATTGCACAGGGCTGTACATCTGGGAGTCCACAGGGTTCTCCACAGGGTATTGCACAGGGCTGTACATCTGGGAGTCCACAGGGTTCTCCACAGGGTATTGCACAGGGCTGTACATCTGGGAGTCCACAGGGTTCTCCACAGGGTATTGCACAGGGCTGTACATCTGGGAGTCCACAGGGTTCTCCACAGGGTATTGCACAGGGCTGTACATCTGGGAGTCCACAGGGTTCTCCACAGGGTATTGCACAGGGCTGTACATCTGGGAGTCCACAGGGTTCTCCACAGGGTATTGCACAGGGCTGTACATCTGGGAGTCCACAGGGTTCTCCACAGGGTATTGCACAGGGCTGTACATCTGGTAGTCCACAGGGTTCTCCACAGCGTACTGCACACTGTTGTACATGGGGTAGTACACAGGGCAGTACACCGGGTAGTACACAGGGCAGTAGACAGGGTAGTACACAGGGCAGTAGACAGGGTAGTTGACAGGGCAGTAGACAGGGCAGTAGACAGGGGTGTGGACGTCGGATGTACAGGACACCGTTTCTTCAGGCTGGAACTGAAAGTAGAGACAGAGCTGGCTTTTAGAGAAACACATTCTTtcagaagaacaaaaagaaatgaacaggTTCATACTGAGGCTTACTGATGTAAAAATAATGACAGAAACAGATctggatttatttcttattgtaCTGTATCTTCAGCTTCTGTGTTAAATCATCATGTCCAAGGCTTTAGTGCTCACTAAGACAATACTCTTTACTGTCTTACTGTTTAATatcaaattaatattaatgtaagtGAATATTAAACAATACAAACTTAATATTAGACTATACATTTCCATAAATGGATCCTGATAATCAACAAAATCATAATGAGGAAACTTACCATTTTCCAAACTCTGtggtgtgacgtgtgtgtgataagaaaagtgtgttgtgttaaaagaaaagtgtgttgtgttaaaagaaaagtgttttgtgagaaaagtaaagtgttttgtgagaaaagtaaagtgttttgtgagaaaagtaaagtgttttgtgagaaaagtaaagtgttttgtgttaaatgtaaagtgttttgtgttaaatgtaaagtgttttgtgttaaatgtaaagtgtgttgtgagaaaagtaaagtgttttgtgagaaaagtaaagtgttttgtgttaaatgtaaagtgttttgtgttaaatgtaaagtgttttgtgttaaatgtaaagtgtgttgtgagaaaagtaaagtgttttgtgagaaaagtaaagtgttttgtgttaaatgtaaagtgttttgtgttaaatgtaaagtgttttgtgttaaatgtaaagtgtgttgtgagaaaagtaaagtgttttgttagAAAAGTGTAAAATCGCTCTCTGGCTCTCTGAAGCTTGTTCACGGTGTcaaggtgtgtagtgtgaatgtgaatagatggtcagttttttttttagcaggtgACCAGTGGAATTCCGAGTTCTGTTCCGCGTTTTGTTCTGTGACACctcatgatgtcacatgactccTCCCACTGCACCCTCAATGTTGTACACTAACAACATATGGAACCATGTGTTTATCTTCACAACCACAACAAAACATGCCAATCATTATATTAGATTCAAATGATAATATCCTGACTAGGATTTTAAGATATGAGCGACTCAGCCCCATGAGGCCTCACTCAGTTTTTGTACTAAAACATGTTCACACTGGTGTCTTAATGGTTTAATCCCAGCCTACATATCTGAGTGAATGTCACGATTAGCTGATTTCTATGAACAGTTATCACATGAAGTGAAGTTATTAGGTGTATTTTCTCCTCATGctgctttttttctgtcagATTGAATGATTTTCTCAGCCATTACTTACACCACAATCCTGCCTCCTGCTCTGATTTTGTCAAAAtggcttaataaataaaatactccaTATATTTGATAGGACAGAATAGATATTATAGATTTGGCAGGAAGTCCCAATACAACTTTGTggggtttatttttttgcagaaatGAGCTCTTTTGCCTAGCACCCTACATgttttctacacaaacactgtacataattccacacatgcactttatccAGAACAGTTACTCACAACAATCATCTTATATTCACACACCGCATTTCATCAGTCACTGTATCGCTTCATATGCTGCATTTTTATTAGAGATTTTATCTAAGTTATTTTTCCACTCTTTTCCACTCTAATGCCACTTTATTTCACTTGCCTCTCTGTTCTGCACAGCTATTTCACTTCATCTAATttgatattttcttattttatctcatttttattctttttaaatccACTCTTTTCAACCCTATTCTACGTGATGTCCGTCACTGCTTGACCAATTTGCAATTTGTAGATCTTGTCAGTCTGCTCATTAGTATTGGCACCCATGTCATTTCATGTTTATCTTTCTCTGATGCACTCTTTAAACTGCCTAGAGTCATGGAAACACCACGATGAAGTAAAACTGCACTACGTTACAGGGTTTCAAAGTCCTTCATAACtctcacaaaaaaaatgacGGAGTCATTCCAAGGTGAGGAAATGTGGACGAGAAAACTTTGGGTCACgcaaaactggagactcctgaaCAAATACTCAAGAAACAGCTTCTCGGAGAACACCTTATTATATCGGTGATAGATTTTCCTAAGCTGTTTATATTGAACACGAAACACGTTAGTAGAGATATAACAATATACCGGAACCCCTATGTTGTTATAAACCTTGTAGCCAAAATCGTCTCCTGTTACGGTATCGTATTATAAATTTTGCATAAATTGAGGGGAAAAGAAAGGAACATAGAGAAACAGTCTGATTgtgcatatttatttacagttttaaaaaaacaaaaaacacatggaGACAGGCAACGTGTAAACGTTACGTTACACAAAGTCTATGCAACATCATTAGTGGTTATGGCTTTGatagagaaaaatattaatgcCAAAATATCGAAGATGGCGCAAACACATGTTATATCTGTGCTTCTCTATACACCGAGTCGTTCATCGCCCTTTTAGGACTTTATTACATAACTGTAGAAATTGTCAGGATCAAAAATACCAGTGTTACAAAATACTGTTCAACAAGTGTGTGTTATGCACAAGAGAATATCAATTTCCtttcatataaaaatgtaagcatGTTAAAATAAGCTCCTCTGTATGTAGAAAAACACAAGTGGTTGCCTAATAGACAGTTTATACAGGTTTTGCACCAACTAATAATGACCGGATCAGTGGTACGGCCCGTTCTGCTGTCTCTCAGACCAAAAGCCACTCCTCATATCCGCCAAGCGTTGGGTCTCCAAGCCTACAAACCAGCTACAGTCCATGGAGCTAGGGAATAACTAAACCTCGTTCTTCAACCAGGTTCATCATCGCTTAACCACTTCAGAGGTGACGCGACATAAACAGTGACAGTATTTCTTCAGGTGTCAGTCAATGATTCTgtgctaaaaataataataaaaataaataataaaccacCCCGGATAGAACAGTATCTTTGGTCGTCTCGCTCCTCATCACATCTCAAGGCACATGATAGAAGAACGCTTCAACGTCGTCGATTTTCATATTTCACGCACTTCTAGTCAGATACTTAAATATGATCAGAATCAGTGGGTCTGATATAAAGACGTGAGAGTAGTAATGAAAAAGCAAAGAGATCGGATTCGCGTGTTAGACCGAATACAGCAGTACAGCAGACTCAGCAGTAcatcattataaatatttctatacTAACCTAACCTCCAGAGGGCGCCCTTTCACAAACACATCATCTGCCTAGGATAAACCCCGGTCTCTTGAGAACCGATTATCCTGAACATTTTAGTGCTCCAACACAACCACTTCACTTTAAAAGGGCTGTTAATTAGATCattatttgttcattattaTACTAGATCAGTCGTgttcattattaataatcatttagAGCTGAAACTGTTCAGGGTAGAGGATGGGAATCTGTGCACTAGGCAATGACTGCTGTTGCTCTGaatgtattcattattattatgataaaaaaaaatactcaggGATCATAATCAATCTGGAAATAAAAGCTACATCATTTTTCTCATATAAGACTTTGGACCAACATCATATTCTTAAGGTTTCTCCTGCTGATGCTTTATAAAAAGGCATTAATGCTGGGCAGCACCTCCTCCTTCAGAAAATCAGACGATTTACTCATCATCAATTTCTTAAAACacatgtcctgtgtgtgttctgttagtGTCGTTCACTCTGGGGGAAATCATGTGATGGATTAAATCATGATCAGCTTCATCAAACCCACGTCCCTTCATTCCAGGCTTGGTACAAgttatattttttatcactCAAGGACCGGTTTCTGAGCTTTCAGATGTACAACAGAGGGAACCAGAAATCCTAAATCCATGCTTAAACCATATTTAAAACAAAGCTAGCTCACACTGCATTAAACAATTTTCAAGCTTTGTCTCGCTAGACTCATTCTGTATGCTCATTACATGGTTAATTCGGATcatcaagaggaaaaaaaacgtcCAGGCAGTCGTGTTTAAAAACAAGAATCCAAGATGTCGGTCTCACATAGtgagagacaaaaacaaaaagtcatCAATATTAAGAATGAGCACATTCCCAACAGCTCTCTTCACGTACAGTGCAGAGAACGTCATCGGGCCGGGTTCTACCTCTTCTGGGCTCCGGCAATGCCAGCATTGCACCACAGCTCGACCCTCCTCTCACCTCAGATCTGTAGGAGAAACTGCACCTGCAAAATAATTGAGCTCACAGCTTAGTTCTGGTGTTAAACCCCCCAAAAACTGTGATTGGCTCAGTCGCCTCGCCCTCGTTTCTGTAGtcgagtgtgtgttaggggtcAGGGCGTGGCCGGTTTGTGCAGGATGCCCTGCAGGTCATCTGGAAGCGAGAGGATAATAGAGTCAATGTGGGCCTGAAGTTTGGCCAGCGTCCCTGCTCTTACCGGCAGCTGCTCTCGCTCAGCCTGTGTCTGGGAAACAGAGGGAACATCATGAAGAACATTACACAAAGTAACTGACGTGTAAAATGCAaccagataaaaataaataaatacataaaaaccaACCAGTTTATCTTTCAGCTTGAGAACAAGATCGACCGTCTCCACTTCGGTGTGTTTTTGAACCCGCAGCTGTAGATCCTTAAACAAAGACGTCCACAAGTTCAGCGATAATTATTCATGAATATTTCAGCAAAGCGTGTTCACTGTGATCGGTTCTAACCTCTTCACAAAGCGCCTCGAGATGCAGGGCCTCCAGCTTCTGCATCATCTCTTTCCTGCGGTTTCTGAACCAGCCGTCAAAATTGGGCGACTTGAGGAACTGCCTGTTACGGAGAAACATTATTCAGAACAAAAAGGAATGCTTTGTGTTAACACACGTCCCTTACTTTAGACAAGCACTAAGAGTTCCACTTCAAAACGTTTTAAGGAACAAAAAGTTTGTACTACCAAACTGAAACCATCAACAATGCTTCATCGCAGCACTCCGAGGACGTGAGCGCTGATTTATGGGAATGATAACGGTCTTTAAAATGCACTTCTTTTTAATGGCGGTTGTGTAATTGACTCAAATCGTCATAGCAACAAAATGACCAGTGGATGCAGGTCAGTGGAAAAGCGCTAGCAGAGAGACACTCTCATCTGTGTGTACTCGTAACTAGTGCTGTACCTGTAAAGACCAATCCAGTCTCCTTTGAGGCGAGACGTGAGCTGAGGACCGGCCTTCTCCAGAGTCTTCATGAACTCGTCCTGTACAAACGGCTTGAGCTGAGGAggactctgaggaagagaagaaagtgAAGAAGTGAAGAAAGATGTCTGTCCGTGAAAGAAATAATGCAGAGTCTTGAATATTCAAGATACAGCTATTTATTTGCTTtgctaaatatttcatttatattttaaatgggAAAAAATCCTGTCTCAGGCTTTTGGACCCCACTGTATGTAATGCAACACAAGTAAAAGGAGTGCTAAGAAAAAAATCAGTCTTACTTTCCAGgcagagatgcttttctgtaaAGGCATGAGACTGGCCACATAGCGCTCCTGCAACATCAAGCACATATTCTCAGATTAGTAAGGAATGTATTTTTCAATCCTAAGAGTTTAACAGGAACTGCAGATATGTGAAATAATctgacttttatatttatattgtttcttATGATGAGGAAATTTTCACCCAGCCTTTTAACGACCAAGTGAGATCATCACCATCACGAATCATATCTACATGACCCAtcacctctctcacacatccGACAGATCCCTGGCATCCTTCCTACACATAACGGTTACTGAATAAATCTACTCTTAGCCAGCAAAACCACACCACTGATCCCATGGGACATGGGGTTTCCACTGGGAAGAACTATTATGAAGATTAAAGATTTCTCAGAATGCTTTCACGTCTTTTTCCCTCAGTAGTGTAGAACCTTGCTCATGTAATGTTAAGAGGTTGGTTGAACAGACAGGTTACAGCAGGTAATgaatctcacctgtgtgtgatcAGGGTGAGTTTACttatgtgtgctgtgtgtcggtgaaccagagagacaga from Hemibagrus wyckioides isolate EC202008001 linkage group LG21, SWU_Hwy_1.0, whole genome shotgun sequence harbors:
- the LOC131342755 gene encoding DNA translocase FtsK 1-like, which gives rise to MYNHVQYAVENFVQNPVQYAVSDPVDITRHEHMHELRNIQESMEALPAPEALSAPEALPAPETLSAPEALSAPEALSAPEALSAPETLSAPEALSAPEALSAPEALLEHEPLPAPEALSAAEALPEPDALPSPEALPEPEARSAPEALPAPEALPIPGALVEPEALLEPETLPTAEALPAPEALLEPEPLPSPEALSAAEALPEPEALPSPEALPEPETLLEPEQLPSPEALSEAEALPSPEALPAPEALPEPKALLEPETLPTAEALPAPEALPEPEALPAAEVSSVPETLPVPEALPQPEALPAPEALPEPEALPAAEVPSVPKTLPVPETLPVPETLPAPVSPETQKEKAEDAQEQTRQKQLIKIQDPNNGGRKISNQEDDSSPNITGVELFVKDVDPRISEQRLFNEFLPFGDIISFKLMMENGRSKGYGYVTYSNEAEAKTAISELNGKILGTKVLFIALSKSKEELARLKNRRNWTRKPCYKKDTKRFWPQRH